In a single window of the Enoplosus armatus isolate fEnoArm2 chromosome 15, fEnoArm2.hap1, whole genome shotgun sequence genome:
- the LOC139298153 gene encoding putative deoxyribonuclease TATDN3 isoform X4, protein MHGYVDCHCHISAEDFDKDIEEVVENSKKAGLLALLAVAEHAGEFEKIIELSQRFPGFIFPCLGVHPVQEVSPEQQRGASLQDLEAALPIIEKYKDHLVAIGEVGLDFTPRYVSNDTDKESQRQVLIRQAQIAKELDLPLNVHSRSAGRPTIHLLKEQGVEKALLHAFDGKPSVAMEGVKAGYFFSIPPSIIRSEQKQKLVKQLPLENICLETDSPALGPEKQVRNEPRNICISAEYISKIKGVSLQTVMEVTMQNALRLFPKLKSAVRP, encoded by the exons ATGCATGGCTACGTTGACTGCCACTGTCATATCTCTGCGGAGGATTTTGACAAG GACATAGAGGAGGTGGTTGAGAATTCAAAAAAG GCTGGCTTGTTGGCGCTATTAGCCGTGGCCGAGCATGCTGGGGAATTTGAAAAGATCATTGAGTTGTCCCAGAG GTTTCcaggttttatttttccctGCCTAGGAGTCCACCCTGTTCAAGAAGTTTccccagagcagcagaggggggCTTCTCTCCAG GATCTAGAGGCTGCTCTACCCATAATAGAGAAATACAAAGATCACCTTGTGGCCATTGGGGAG GTTGGTTTGGATTTTACACCCAGATATGTCAGCAATGACACTGATAAAGAGAGCCAAAGGCAGGTCCTCATTCGTCAGGCACAGATAGCCAAGGAACTGGACCTCCCTCT AAATGTTCATTCACGGTCTGCAGGAAGACCCACCATCCACCTCCTGAAGGAGCAAG GTGTCGAAAAAGCCCTGCTTCATGCTTTTGATGGGAAACCGTCTGTTGCCATGGAGGGAGTGAAAGCTGGATATTTCTTTTCTATCCCACCGTCCATAATACGGAGTGAACAG AAGCAGAAACTTGTGAAACAGCTGCCATTAGAGAACATCTGTCTCGAAACTGATTCGCCTGCTCTCGGCCCAGAAAAGCAG GTGAGAAATGAGCCCAGAAACATCTGTATCTCTGCTGAGTACATCAGTAAGATCAAAGGAGTGTCGCtgcagacggtgatggaggtgACAATGCAGAACGCTCTCCGACTCTTCCCAAAGCTAAAGTCTGCCGTCAGGCCCTGA
- the LOC139298153 gene encoding putative deoxyribonuclease TATDN3 isoform X3: MHGYVDCHCHISAEDFDKDIEEVVENSKKAGLLALLAVAEHAGEFEKIIELSQRFPGFIFPCLGVHPVQEVSPEQQRGASLQVGLDFTPRYVSNDTDKESQRQVLIRQAQIAKELDLPLNVHSRSAGRPTIHLLKEQGVEKALLHAFDGKPSVAMEGVKAGYFFSIPPSIIRSEQKQKLVKQLPLENICLETDSPALGPEKQVRNEPRNICISAEYISKIKGVSLQTVMEVTMQNALRLFPKLKSAVRP, from the exons ATGCATGGCTACGTTGACTGCCACTGTCATATCTCTGCGGAGGATTTTGACAAG GACATAGAGGAGGTGGTTGAGAATTCAAAAAAG GCTGGCTTGTTGGCGCTATTAGCCGTGGCCGAGCATGCTGGGGAATTTGAAAAGATCATTGAGTTGTCCCAGAG GTTTCcaggttttatttttccctGCCTAGGAGTCCACCCTGTTCAAGAAGTTTccccagagcagcagaggggggCTTCTCTCCAG GTTGGTTTGGATTTTACACCCAGATATGTCAGCAATGACACTGATAAAGAGAGCCAAAGGCAGGTCCTCATTCGTCAGGCACAGATAGCCAAGGAACTGGACCTCCCTCT AAATGTTCATTCACGGTCTGCAGGAAGACCCACCATCCACCTCCTGAAGGAGCAAG GTGTCGAAAAAGCCCTGCTTCATGCTTTTGATGGGAAACCGTCTGTTGCCATGGAGGGAGTGAAAGCTGGATATTTCTTTTCTATCCCACCGTCCATAATACGGAGTGAACAG AAGCAGAAACTTGTGAAACAGCTGCCATTAGAGAACATCTGTCTCGAAACTGATTCGCCTGCTCTCGGCCCAGAAAAGCAG GTGAGAAATGAGCCCAGAAACATCTGTATCTCTGCTGAGTACATCAGTAAGATCAAAGGAGTGTCGCtgcagacggtgatggaggtgACAATGCAGAACGCTCTCCGACTCTTCCCAAAGCTAAAGTCTGCCGTCAGGCCCTGA
- the LOC139298153 gene encoding putative deoxyribonuclease TATDN3 isoform X2, whose protein sequence is MHGYVDCHCHISAEDFDKDIEEVVENSKKAGLLALLAVAEHAGEFEKIIELSQRFPGFIFPCLGVHPVQEVSPEQQRGASLQDLEAALPIIEKYKDHLVAIGEVGLDFTPRYVSNDTDKESQRQVLIRQAQIAKELDLPLNVHSRSAGRPTIHLLKEQGVEKALLHAFDGKPSVAMEGVKAGYFFSIPPSIIRSEQQKLVKQLPLENICLETDSPALGPEKQVRNEPRNICISAEYISKIKGVSLQTVMEVTMQNALRLFPKLKSAVRP, encoded by the exons ATGCATGGCTACGTTGACTGCCACTGTCATATCTCTGCGGAGGATTTTGACAAG GACATAGAGGAGGTGGTTGAGAATTCAAAAAAG GCTGGCTTGTTGGCGCTATTAGCCGTGGCCGAGCATGCTGGGGAATTTGAAAAGATCATTGAGTTGTCCCAGAG GTTTCcaggttttatttttccctGCCTAGGAGTCCACCCTGTTCAAGAAGTTTccccagagcagcagaggggggCTTCTCTCCAG GATCTAGAGGCTGCTCTACCCATAATAGAGAAATACAAAGATCACCTTGTGGCCATTGGGGAG GTTGGTTTGGATTTTACACCCAGATATGTCAGCAATGACACTGATAAAGAGAGCCAAAGGCAGGTCCTCATTCGTCAGGCACAGATAGCCAAGGAACTGGACCTCCCTCT AAATGTTCATTCACGGTCTGCAGGAAGACCCACCATCCACCTCCTGAAGGAGCAAG GTGTCGAAAAAGCCCTGCTTCATGCTTTTGATGGGAAACCGTCTGTTGCCATGGAGGGAGTGAAAGCTGGATATTTCTTTTCTATCCCACCGTCCATAATACGGAGTGAACAG CAGAAACTTGTGAAACAGCTGCCATTAGAGAACATCTGTCTCGAAACTGATTCGCCTGCTCTCGGCCCAGAAAAGCAG GTGAGAAATGAGCCCAGAAACATCTGTATCTCTGCTGAGTACATCAGTAAGATCAAAGGAGTGTCGCtgcagacggtgatggaggtgACAATGCAGAACGCTCTCCGACTCTTCCCAAAGCTAAAGTCTGCCGTCAGGCCCTGA
- the LOC139298153 gene encoding putative deoxyribonuclease TATDN3 isoform X1: MHGYVDCHCHISAEDFDKDIEEVVENSKKAGLLALLAVAEHAGEFEKIIELSQRFPGFIFPCLGVHPVQEVSPEQQRGASLQDLEAALPIIEKYKDHLVAIGEVGLDFTPRYVSNDTDKESQRQVLIRQAQIAKELDLPLNVHSRSAGRPTIHLLKEQGVEKALLHAFDGKPSVAMEGVKAGYFFSIPPSIIRSGMFLSVFSTKKQKLVKQLPLENICLETDSPALGPEKQVRNEPRNICISAEYISKIKGVSLQTVMEVTMQNALRLFPKLKSAVRP, from the exons ATGCATGGCTACGTTGACTGCCACTGTCATATCTCTGCGGAGGATTTTGACAAG GACATAGAGGAGGTGGTTGAGAATTCAAAAAAG GCTGGCTTGTTGGCGCTATTAGCCGTGGCCGAGCATGCTGGGGAATTTGAAAAGATCATTGAGTTGTCCCAGAG GTTTCcaggttttatttttccctGCCTAGGAGTCCACCCTGTTCAAGAAGTTTccccagagcagcagaggggggCTTCTCTCCAG GATCTAGAGGCTGCTCTACCCATAATAGAGAAATACAAAGATCACCTTGTGGCCATTGGGGAG GTTGGTTTGGATTTTACACCCAGATATGTCAGCAATGACACTGATAAAGAGAGCCAAAGGCAGGTCCTCATTCGTCAGGCACAGATAGCCAAGGAACTGGACCTCCCTCT AAATGTTCATTCACGGTCTGCAGGAAGACCCACCATCCACCTCCTGAAGGAGCAAG GTGTCGAAAAAGCCCTGCTTCATGCTTTTGATGGGAAACCGTCTGTTGCCATGGAGGGAGTGAAAGCTGGATATTTCTTTTCTATCCCACCGTCCATAATACGGAGTG gaatgtttctttctgtattttccaCCAAGAAGCAGAAACTTGTGAAACAGCTGCCATTAGAGAACATCTGTCTCGAAACTGATTCGCCTGCTCTCGGCCCAGAAAAGCAG GTGAGAAATGAGCCCAGAAACATCTGTATCTCTGCTGAGTACATCAGTAAGATCAAAGGAGTGTCGCtgcagacggtgatggaggtgACAATGCAGAACGCTCTCCGACTCTTCCCAAAGCTAAAGTCTGCCGTCAGGCCCTGA
- the fuca2 gene encoding plasma alpha-L-fucosidase — protein MGGLTISLLLSMLSVGTSRAKYEPNWESIDSRPLPEWYDQAKFGIFIHWGVFSVPSFGSEWFWWYWQKQKLKPYVDFMQRNYPPDFKYQDFAQQFTAEFFDAKEWTDIFASSGAKYIVLTTKHHEGFTLWGSKNSWNWNSVDVGPKRDLVDEVASALRANSDLRLGLYHSLFEWFNPLFEQDAANVFTTNYFPTSKTLPELYELIVKFKPEVLWSDGDGDAPDKYWNSTGFLAWLYNDSPVRDTVVTNDRWGSGSICTHGGYFTCADRYQPGHLLKHKWENCMTIDTKSWGYRRNARLSDYLTIEQLVATLVETVSCGGNLLMNIGPTHDGRIAPIFEERLRQMGQWLNVNGEAIYNTTAWRAQNDTVTPNIWYTFRPQEKSIFAVLLEWSNTGSVILNEPVVTQGQTQVALLGHGSLQWEPVNPSGLRVLLPPLSFSQMPCQWAWTLRLTGAT, from the exons ATGGGAGGTTTAAcgatttctttgcttttatcgATGCTGTCGGTCGGCACCAGCAGAGCAAAATACGAACCAAACTGGGAATCCATCGACTCCAGACCGCTGCCAGAGTGGTACGACCAGGCCAAGTTTGGCATCTTCATACACTGGGGGGTCTTCTCTGTTCCGAGCTTCGGCAGCGAGTGGTTCTG GTGGTACTGGCAGAAGCAAAAACTAAAGCCATATGTCGACTTCATGCAGAGGAATTATCCTCCAGACTTCAAGTATCAAGACTTTGCACAGCAGTTCACTGCTGAGTTCTTTGATGCCAAAGAATGGACGGACATCTTTGCCTCATCAGGAGCAAAGTACATCGTCCTGACCACAAAACACCATGAAG GTTTCACACTATGGGGCTCAAAGAACTCCTGGAACTGGAACTCAGTGGATGTTGGACCTAAAAGAGACCTGGTAGATGAAGTGGCGAGTGCCCTCCGTGCTAACAGTGACCTGCGTTTAGGGTTGTATCACTCTCTCTTTGAGTGGTTTAATCCGCTCTTTGAACAGGATGCTGCCAATGTCTTCACTACAAACTACTTTCCTACCAGTAAAACTCTGCCTGAGCTTTATGAGCTCATTGTCAAGTTCAAACCAGAGGTGCTGTGGTCTGATGGAGACGGAGACGCACCTGACAAGTACTGGAACAGCACAGGCTTCTTAGCCTGGCTCTATAATGACAG TCCTGTACGAGACACAGTGGTGACGAATGATCGCTGGGGCTCTGGCTCCATCTGCACCCACGGAGGATATTTTACTTGCGCTGATCGCTACCAGCCAGGACACCTGCTCAAACACAAATGGGAAAACTGCATGACCATCGACACAAAGTCCTGGGGTTACAGACGCAACGCTCGTCTCAGTGACTACCTCACCATCGAGCAGCTGGTAGCG acgcTGGTGGAGACTGTGTCCTGTGGGGGAAACCTGCTGATGAACATCGGCCCGACACACGATGGAAGGATCGCCCCCATCTTTGAGGAGCGTCTGAGGCAGATGGGTCAGTGGCTGAATGTCAACGGGGAGGCCATCTACAACACAACAGCATGGCGGGCTCAGAATGACACCGTCACTCCCAACATCTG GTACACTTTCAGACCACAGGAAAAGAGCATCTTTGCTGTTCTACTGGAATGGTCCAATACTGGATCTGTGATTCTGAATGAACCTGTGGTTACACAGGGACAGACTCAG GTGGCGCTTCTCGGTCACGGGTCTCTGCAGTGGGAGCCTGTAAATCCCAGCGGACTGCGGGTTCTCCTGCCCCCGCTGTCCTTCAGCCAGATGCCATGCCAGTGGGCCTGGACACTGAGGCTGACAGGTGCCACTTAA